CCGGTGTGGCGGGAGACGCCGTACTTCACCGAGCCGGAGCGGGCCGCGCTGAACCTGGCCGAGTACGCCACCCGGATGGCCGACAACCCCGACCCCGTCCCGGACGCCGTCTGGGACGAGGCCGCGAAGCACTTCACCGAGGAGCAGCTGAGTGCGATCGTGCTGTGGATCGCCACCACCAACTTCTTCAACCGGATCAACGTGACGACCCGGCAGCAGGCCCCGCAGAACTGGGGTTAGTTGTCCTCCAGGTC
This window of the Actinoplanes oblitus genome carries:
- a CDS encoding carboxymuconolactone decarboxylase family protein, with amino-acid sequence MEPRIKNTTPQPDLTKAVNLLYKTAFSAGVPKVVLELVHLRASQINGCAPCADSGARAMRQAGESDDRLFAVPVWRETPYFTEPERAALNLAEYATRMADNPDPVPDAVWDEAAKHFTEEQLSAIVLWIATTNFFNRINVTTRQQAPQNWG